The proteins below come from a single Isoptericola dokdonensis DS-3 genomic window:
- a CDS encoding TetR/AcrR family transcriptional regulator → MPPIPSELPAEPRGDRRAELKARTRRAIVDAASSLMDETGGVGFSVDGLAARAGVSRRTVFNHFPSLDDVVAAVGADAFATVGDALLAVEPRPAPEDGDDARRAAVLADLVGALRRADLVAPMASLTRGLGLAGSSVDAAVVPPHQAMLLLRALSDVSEDVAADLARRHPGIAPVDVDLLVAQTMSSLVVLHRHWYARTGGAADAAARRVWADLLAHLASSLAIAATPPEGHHG, encoded by the coding sequence GTGCCACCCATCCCGTCGGAGCTCCCCGCGGAGCCGCGCGGCGACCGCCGCGCCGAGCTCAAGGCCCGCACGCGTCGCGCGATCGTGGACGCCGCGAGCAGCCTCATGGACGAGACCGGCGGCGTCGGCTTCTCCGTCGACGGGCTCGCGGCGCGTGCCGGCGTCTCGCGCCGCACCGTGTTCAACCACTTCCCGTCGCTGGACGACGTCGTGGCCGCGGTGGGCGCCGACGCGTTCGCCACGGTGGGCGACGCGCTGCTCGCCGTCGAACCGCGCCCGGCGCCCGAGGACGGCGACGACGCCCGGCGCGCCGCCGTCCTGGCCGACCTGGTGGGCGCGCTGCGCCGCGCCGACCTCGTGGCGCCGATGGCCTCGCTCACCCGCGGCCTCGGGCTGGCGGGGTCCTCCGTCGACGCCGCGGTCGTCCCGCCGCACCAGGCGATGCTCCTGCTGCGGGCGCTGTCGGACGTGAGCGAGGACGTCGCCGCCGACCTCGCCCGCCGGCACCCCGGCATCGCCCCCGTCGACGTCGACCTGCTGGTCGCCCAGACCATGAGCAGCCTCGTCGTGCTGCACCGCCACTGGTACGCCCGCACCGGAGGGGCCGCGGACGCCGCGGCCCGCCGCGTCTGGGCCGACCTCCTCGCCCATCTCGCCTCCTCCCTGGCCATCGCCGCCACCCCACCCGAAGGACACCATGGCTGA
- a CDS encoding MMPL family transporter — translation MAELLYRLGRFASRRVKTVVAAWIAILAIAGVGYAVGAGTLSDSFSIPGTATQQVTDRLAEEMPAAAGGTGTVVLSTDDGSELTADQQEALGGVLADVKDVDGVEDVVDPFDSEAERAEQAARLGDGEQQIADGREQIADGREQLADGQQQLDDARADLEAGQEQLDGAREQAEAAGQAEVAAPQLDAQQEQIDAGLAELDGQQETLDENATTLDDNEAELDEQAAHLQQGQALLDLASGITLVSDDGSTAVSTVMFTDDQMDISQETKDAAIGAIEDGVADVDGVHVDFGSDISQETPSIVGPGEVVGLVVAAIVLVVMLGTFIGAGLPLLTALIGVGIAALGALAFSGVVQMSSVTPVLGLMLGLAVGIDYALFIVNRHRHQLKEGYEVRESVALATGTSGNAVVFAGATVVIALLALNVTGIPFLGLMGTVGAASVAVAVLVSVTLTPALLSAIGLRILSRKERARLEPAAAAGGDHAAHDAKHASAPSSKPVKPMRTLVAVGRVVLGVALLGVVAIPALDLRTNLPDGSSAPEDSTSYAAYTTVADEFGPGVNGPLLVVADLPQAVTEDDEVATQLAIADRLAALDDVVAVAPAGTSDDGTVMAFQVVPAEGPTSASTEQLVHTLRGLSPVTIDTASVDGGRTVRPSPARSRSASRARRPATSTSRRSCPTRSRSTSAWSSACRCSSSSWCSGRSSCR, via the coding sequence ATGGCTGAGCTCCTCTACCGCCTCGGACGCTTCGCGTCCCGACGCGTCAAGACCGTCGTCGCCGCATGGATCGCGATCCTGGCGATCGCCGGCGTCGGGTACGCCGTCGGCGCGGGCACCCTGTCCGACAGCTTCTCCATCCCCGGCACCGCGACGCAGCAGGTCACGGACCGGCTCGCCGAGGAGATGCCCGCGGCCGCCGGCGGCACCGGCACCGTGGTGCTGAGCACGGACGACGGCTCCGAGCTCACCGCCGACCAGCAGGAGGCCCTCGGCGGCGTGCTCGCCGACGTGAAGGACGTCGACGGCGTCGAGGACGTCGTCGACCCGTTCGACAGCGAGGCCGAGCGCGCGGAGCAGGCCGCCCGGCTCGGCGACGGCGAGCAGCAGATCGCGGACGGGCGGGAGCAGATCGCGGACGGCCGGGAACAGCTCGCGGACGGTCAGCAGCAGCTCGACGACGCGCGGGCCGATCTCGAGGCGGGGCAGGAGCAGCTCGACGGCGCCCGTGAGCAGGCCGAGGCCGCCGGCCAGGCCGAGGTCGCCGCACCGCAGCTCGACGCGCAGCAGGAGCAGATCGACGCCGGCCTGGCGGAGCTCGACGGGCAGCAGGAGACCCTCGACGAGAACGCCACGACGCTCGACGACAACGAGGCCGAGCTCGACGAGCAGGCCGCCCACCTCCAGCAGGGCCAGGCGTTGCTCGACCTCGCGTCGGGGATCACGCTCGTGTCCGACGACGGCTCGACCGCCGTGTCCACGGTGATGTTCACCGACGACCAGATGGACATCTCCCAGGAGACGAAGGACGCCGCCATCGGCGCGATCGAGGACGGGGTCGCGGACGTCGACGGGGTGCACGTCGACTTCGGCTCCGACATCTCCCAGGAGACCCCCTCCATCGTCGGGCCGGGCGAGGTCGTCGGCCTCGTCGTGGCGGCGATCGTGCTGGTCGTCATGCTCGGCACCTTCATCGGCGCGGGCCTCCCGCTGCTCACCGCGCTGATCGGCGTCGGCATCGCCGCCCTGGGCGCGCTCGCGTTCTCCGGCGTCGTGCAGATGTCGTCCGTGACGCCGGTGCTCGGCCTGATGCTCGGCCTCGCCGTGGGCATCGACTACGCCCTGTTCATCGTCAACCGGCACCGCCACCAGCTCAAGGAGGGCTACGAGGTCCGCGAGTCCGTGGCCCTCGCCACCGGCACGTCGGGCAACGCCGTGGTGTTCGCCGGGGCGACGGTTGTCATCGCGCTGCTCGCGCTGAACGTCACCGGCATCCCGTTCCTCGGCCTCATGGGCACCGTCGGCGCGGCCTCCGTCGCCGTCGCCGTGCTGGTCTCGGTGACCCTCACGCCCGCCCTGCTGTCGGCCATCGGCCTGCGGATCCTCAGCCGCAAGGAGCGGGCCCGGCTCGAGCCGGCCGCGGCCGCCGGCGGCGACCACGCCGCGCACGACGCGAAGCACGCCTCCGCGCCGTCGTCGAAGCCGGTGAAGCCGATGCGGACGCTCGTGGCCGTGGGCCGCGTGGTGCTCGGCGTCGCGCTCCTCGGTGTCGTCGCGATCCCGGCGCTGGACCTGCGGACCAACCTCCCCGACGGGTCGTCTGCGCCGGAGGACTCCACGTCGTACGCGGCGTACACGACGGTCGCCGACGAGTTCGGGCCGGGCGTCAACGGCCCGCTGCTCGTGGTCGCGGACCTGCCGCAGGCGGTCACCGAGGACGACGAGGTCGCCACGCAGCTCGCGATCGCCGACCGGCTCGCCGCGCTGGACGACGTCGTCGCCGTCGCTCCCGCCGGGACGTCGGACGACGGCACCGTCATGGCGTTCCAGGTGGTTCCCGCGGAGGGGCCGACGAGCGCGTCGACGGAGCAGCTCGTGCACACGCTGCGCGGCCTGTCCCCGGTGACGATCGACACGGCGTCGGTCGACGGGGGACGGACGGTGCGACCGTCTCCGGCGAGGTCGAGATCGGCGTCGCGGGCGCGGCGTCCGGCAACATCGACATCTCGCAGAAGCTGTCCGACGCGCTCCCGCTCTACCTCGGCGTGGTCATCGGCCTGTCGCTGCTCATCCTCGTCGTGGTGTTCCGGTCGATCCTCGTGCCGGTGA
- a CDS encoding MMPL family transporter — MSDALPLYLGVVIGLSLLILVVVFRSILVPVIATLGFVLSYFAALGGVVAIYQWGWLSGVFGVHHPGPILNFLPTILVGILFGLAMDYMLFLGSGMREAYAHGAPARLAVAQGFRAGRSVVTAAAIIMISVFGGFIFAEDAMIRSIGFALAFGVLVDAFVVRMFVIPALMHLLGDAAWWLPRWLDRILPNVDVEGSALERRHPHVDPSVAAADRTQEVRSA, encoded by the coding sequence CTGTCCGACGCGCTCCCGCTCTACCTCGGCGTGGTCATCGGCCTGTCGCTGCTCATCCTCGTCGTGGTGTTCCGGTCGATCCTCGTGCCGGTGATCGCGACCCTCGGGTTCGTCCTGTCGTACTTCGCGGCCCTCGGCGGCGTGGTGGCGATCTACCAGTGGGGCTGGCTGTCGGGCGTGTTCGGCGTCCACCACCCGGGGCCGATCCTCAACTTCCTGCCCACGATCCTCGTGGGCATCCTGTTCGGCCTGGCCATGGACTACATGCTGTTCCTCGGCTCCGGCATGCGGGAGGCGTACGCGCACGGCGCCCCGGCGCGCCTCGCCGTCGCGCAGGGATTCCGGGCCGGCCGCTCCGTGGTCACCGCGGCGGCGATCATCATGATCTCGGTGTTCGGCGGGTTCATCTTCGCCGAGGACGCGATGATCCGTTCGATCGGGTTCGCCCTCGCGTTCGGCGTGCTGGTCGACGCCTTCGTGGTGCGCATGTTCGTGATCCCGGCGCTCATGCACCTGCTCGGGGACGCCGCGTGGTGGCTGCCGCGCTGGCTCGACAGGATCCTGCCGAACGTCGACGTCGAGGGGTCGGCGCTGGAGCGCCGGCACCCGCACGTCGACCCGAGCGTCGCAGCGGCGGACCGCACGCAGGAGGTGCGGTCCGCGTAG
- a CDS encoding YihY/virulence factor BrkB family protein: MADTEEPREKAVAQDGVPVEAVAPQDPVTDGTDRARPAYGQAFKSSLREFSEDGCTDLAAALTYYAVMASAPALLALVSLLGFVGDAEAALDSITATLEEFLPQETLDIVEPLISNALTSTGAGLALVVGLALALWSASGYVGAFGRAMNVVYEVAEGRPVWKLRPVMYGITLVVVLLAVVIVASLVLSGPIVTAIGDTVGLSDVALTVWGIAKWPVALLLVVFVVALLYHFTPNVRHPRFRWISVGAAVAIGVWILASAGFAFYVTSFGSYGSTYGTLGTVIVFLLWLWITNLALLFGAELDSEIERSRELRDGYPAEVTLQLPPRDTKASDKKAAKRREAVAEARALRESAARDRSTDTGEGRPEPGTAPDA; this comes from the coding sequence ATGGCGGACACCGAGGAACCCCGCGAGAAGGCAGTGGCGCAGGACGGCGTCCCCGTGGAGGCGGTCGCGCCCCAGGACCCCGTCACCGACGGCACGGACCGGGCCCGCCCCGCCTACGGCCAGGCGTTCAAGAGCTCCCTGCGGGAGTTCTCCGAGGACGGCTGCACCGACCTCGCCGCCGCGCTGACCTACTACGCGGTGATGGCGTCCGCGCCCGCGCTGCTGGCCCTGGTGTCACTCCTGGGTTTCGTCGGGGACGCCGAGGCGGCCCTCGACTCGATCACGGCGACGCTCGAGGAGTTCCTCCCCCAGGAGACCCTGGACATCGTGGAGCCGCTGATCTCCAACGCCCTGACCTCCACCGGCGCCGGCCTCGCGCTCGTCGTCGGCCTGGCGCTCGCCCTGTGGTCCGCGTCGGGGTACGTCGGCGCGTTCGGCCGGGCGATGAACGTCGTCTACGAGGTCGCCGAGGGGCGGCCCGTGTGGAAGCTCCGCCCCGTCATGTATGGGATCACGCTCGTGGTGGTGCTGCTCGCCGTCGTCATCGTCGCGAGCCTCGTGCTGTCCGGGCCGATCGTCACCGCGATCGGCGACACCGTCGGGCTCTCCGACGTCGCCCTCACCGTGTGGGGCATCGCGAAGTGGCCCGTGGCGCTGCTGCTCGTCGTGTTCGTCGTCGCCCTGCTCTACCACTTCACCCCGAACGTCAGGCACCCACGGTTCCGGTGGATCAGCGTGGGCGCCGCCGTCGCCATCGGCGTGTGGATCCTCGCCTCGGCCGGCTTCGCGTTCTACGTGACGAGCTTCGGCAGCTACGGGTCCACCTACGGCACCCTGGGCACCGTCATCGTGTTCCTGCTGTGGCTGTGGATCACCAACCTCGCGCTGCTCTTCGGGGCCGAGCTCGACTCCGAGATCGAGCGCAGCCGCGAGCTGCGCGACGGCTACCCGGCCGAGGTGACGCTCCAGCTCCCGCCGCGGGACACGAAGGCGAGCGACAAGAAGGCGGCGAAGCGCCGCGAGGCGGTCGCCGAGGCCCGCGCGCTGCGCGAGTCCGCGGCCCGCGACCGGTCCACGGACACCGGCGAGGGCCGCCCCGAGCCCGGGACGGCCCCCGACGCCTGA